A single Pedobacter sp. PACM 27299 DNA region contains:
- a CDS encoding 3-keto-disaccharide hydrolase: MKLKINLSLIAALSFLFVSHAAAQKGWTNLFNGKDLKDWNIKISKHDYNDNYANTFRVEGGLIKVNYDGYENFDQQYGHIFYKKPFSYYLLRVTYRFVGEQAKGGEGWAIRNSGAMLHCQAPETMLKNQDFPISVEGQILGGDGEHVRHTSNVCTPGTQIVYEGKLFTPHCLDSKSKTYDGDQWVTADFLVLGDSVIKHIIDKEVVLEYTKPQIGGGNVSNFDPKMKQDGKALTGGYISLQSESHPIEFKTVKLFNLAPYAKDKAKLDKMIAKVLND, translated from the coding sequence ATGAAACTAAAAATCAACTTATCTCTTATTGCCGCACTCAGCTTCTTATTCGTAAGCCATGCTGCTGCTCAAAAAGGCTGGACCAATCTTTTTAACGGGAAAGACCTGAAGGATTGGAACATTAAAATCTCCAAACATGACTATAACGACAATTATGCAAATACCTTCCGTGTAGAAGGTGGCCTGATCAAAGTAAACTATGATGGATATGAGAATTTTGATCAGCAATATGGACATATTTTTTACAAAAAACCTTTTTCATACTACCTGCTAAGAGTCACCTATCGTTTTGTTGGCGAGCAGGCTAAAGGAGGAGAAGGATGGGCGATAAGAAATAGTGGAGCGATGCTGCATTGTCAGGCGCCGGAAACAATGCTTAAAAACCAGGATTTCCCAATATCTGTAGAAGGACAAATTTTAGGAGGCGATGGCGAACATGTACGTCATACCAGTAATGTATGTACGCCAGGTACGCAAATCGTATATGAAGGGAAACTATTTACTCCGCATTGCCTGGATTCTAAATCGAAAACTTATGATGGCGATCAATGGGTAACTGCTGATTTTCTGGTTTTAGGAGATTCAGTGATCAAACACATCATTGATAAAGAAGTGGTATTGGAGTATACTAAACCGCAAATTGGTGGAGGAAACGTCTCTAACTTTGATCCGAAAATGAAGCAGGATGGAAAAGCGCTTACAGGCGGTTATATTTCTCTGCAGAGCGAAAGTCATCCTATAGAGTTTAAAACAGTAAAGCTTTTTAACCTTGCGCCTTATGCAAAAGATAAAGCAAAGTTGGATAAAATGATTGCCAAGGTGTTAAACGATTAA
- a CDS encoding outer membrane beta-barrel protein yields the protein MLLKCLMTIVWSAGFFLPGFSQYSVKVSVLDSEVNYLILNTNFVIRKHGVLQNSTKATANGRFELRGLTAGRFSLLLSCIGYQDYHSEFELSPENPVLDLGRITLLMKTNLLKEVRILGTVDPIRIKGDTTEYNALAFRSNLNDKVESLLKQLPGISVDKDGKLTAQGRTIDKVLLDGQEFFGDDPTLATRNIRTDMVDKIQLFEKKSDLAVLIGRNDGKGVRTMNIKLKADKKKGYFGKTEAGIGNGGYAATQMMGNYFNGQQQISVYGVAGNNGATSLNWQDNAKYASSNVDISVSGYMIDLVGYDELESRNGNYSGQGIPLARTSGLHYENKWNKNENSLNFNYKIGSLKTTGTQEISSQNSLPSGLVSSSAAEEFSNEVFRQKLDVRFDLKLTNDANLKITVNGGLKNRAAKHSALSSLLLHREDSAGLMKETENFRYLSEDSKEQHFMASALYLRKLKKEGRTFTIGLMTSLEQQQMNGQLKSNTTVSQMDPAIENIDQNKISNISNQGLYMNATYSEPVSKSLLLLLNYGLGGSNNGMSRFSFDRLNEQLLNTPDPLYSNDFELGQLGQEAGLSFSLAKQKVLLNFVLKGSVVAFKQRDRATKSQSDRSFLLWHPQLNFQYTLSPQRSIRFNYEGNTAAPAIAKLQPVLINDDPLNISQGNPLLSPSFSQTFFIGYQSYHPDNGELIGVFANYGTVMRPIVNKIQTDTAGKTFTQFINLQHFPSRSLNLSLFYDRRVKTLDMSVGVNFNVNGNTSYHISNEVLNKLDDYTYKVQMRFSKLMPNAYEFNLSLGPSYTLGGASLQPDYHNNGKGFLGDGNFTVYLPFRLQTMVTAAYQYFGKTAVFDQGLSRMIVNASLSKVFLKENTLKVALSGSDLLNQNVGFNRSSAGHLISHRSFTVIKRYFMLGLTYDLNKMKSQ from the coding sequence CTTATTGCTCAGCTGCATTGGCTATCAGGATTACCATTCGGAATTTGAGTTGAGTCCAGAAAATCCAGTCCTTGATCTTGGCAGGATTACCCTATTGATGAAAACTAATTTATTGAAAGAAGTGAGGATTTTAGGGACCGTCGATCCCATCCGGATCAAAGGAGATACTACGGAATATAATGCGCTTGCCTTCCGGTCGAACTTGAATGATAAAGTGGAAAGTTTGCTGAAACAGCTGCCTGGAATCTCAGTGGATAAAGATGGAAAGTTGACCGCTCAAGGTCGGACGATCGACAAAGTATTGCTGGATGGGCAGGAGTTTTTTGGTGATGATCCTACCTTGGCTACCCGGAATATTCGTACAGATATGGTGGATAAGATCCAGCTATTTGAGAAAAAAAGCGACCTGGCAGTGCTCATTGGCAGGAACGATGGGAAAGGAGTAAGGACGATGAACATCAAACTCAAAGCGGATAAAAAGAAGGGTTATTTTGGTAAAACAGAAGCAGGAATAGGAAATGGCGGTTATGCCGCCACCCAGATGATGGGGAATTATTTTAATGGTCAGCAGCAGATCTCAGTTTATGGAGTAGCCGGGAACAATGGGGCGACGAGTTTGAATTGGCAGGATAACGCCAAATACGCCTCTTCTAACGTAGATATTTCTGTTTCGGGGTATATGATTGACTTGGTTGGATACGATGAACTGGAGTCACGTAACGGCAATTACAGTGGACAAGGGATTCCGTTAGCCAGGACTTCAGGTTTACATTATGAGAATAAATGGAATAAAAATGAAAACAGCCTCAACTTCAATTATAAAATCGGGTCGTTAAAAACTACCGGGACACAGGAGATCAGTAGTCAGAATAGCCTGCCATCTGGCCTGGTCAGCAGCTCTGCCGCTGAAGAATTTAGTAATGAAGTGTTCCGGCAAAAGCTGGATGTCAGATTTGATTTAAAGCTTACAAATGATGCAAACCTGAAAATCACAGTGAATGGGGGGCTAAAAAATAGAGCAGCCAAGCACAGTGCTTTATCCAGTCTGTTGCTGCATCGGGAAGATTCAGCTGGACTCATGAAGGAAACTGAAAACTTTAGATATTTGTCGGAAGATTCAAAAGAACAGCATTTTATGGCTTCTGCTTTATACTTGAGGAAGCTGAAAAAAGAAGGTCGGACTTTCACAATTGGGCTCATGACTTCATTGGAACAGCAGCAGATGAATGGGCAGCTCAAGTCCAATACCACAGTTTCACAAATGGATCCAGCCATTGAAAATATTGATCAGAATAAAATCAGTAATATTTCCAATCAAGGGCTTTACATGAACGCGACCTATTCAGAACCTGTTTCGAAATCATTGCTGTTATTGCTCAATTATGGCTTAGGAGGAAGCAATAACGGGATGAGCAGGTTTTCATTCGATCGTTTAAATGAGCAGCTCCTGAATACACCAGATCCTCTGTATAGTAATGATTTTGAGCTGGGCCAGCTTGGACAGGAAGCAGGACTAAGTTTCAGCCTGGCGAAGCAAAAGGTGTTGCTTAATTTTGTGTTAAAAGGGAGTGTGGTTGCCTTTAAGCAAAGGGATAGGGCGACTAAAAGTCAATCCGATCGAAGCTTTCTGCTCTGGCATCCACAGCTTAATTTTCAGTATACCCTTTCGCCGCAGCGCAGCATTCGTTTCAATTATGAGGGAAATACAGCTGCACCAGCAATTGCCAAATTGCAGCCGGTTTTGATAAATGATGATCCACTAAACATCAGCCAGGGAAATCCGCTCCTAAGCCCCTCATTTAGCCAAACTTTTTTTATCGGATACCAGTCTTATCATCCTGATAATGGGGAGCTAATCGGTGTGTTTGCGAATTACGGAACTGTGATGCGGCCAATTGTCAATAAGATACAAACTGATACTGCAGGGAAAACATTTACGCAGTTTATAAACCTTCAGCATTTTCCATCCAGAAGTTTGAATCTTTCTTTATTTTATGACAGGAGGGTTAAAACCTTGGATATGAGTGTTGGGGTGAATTTCAATGTGAACGGTAATACCAGTTACCATATATCAAATGAAGTGCTCAATAAACTGGATGATTATACTTACAAAGTGCAAATGAGGTTTTCTAAACTGATGCCCAACGCGTATGAATTTAACCTGAGTTTGGGCCCTTCGTACACCCTAGGCGGTGCTTCATTACAGCCTGATTACCACAATAATGGAAAAGGTTTCCTAGGGGATGGGAATTTTACGGTATACCTGCCTTTCAGGCTTCAAACGATGGTCACAGCTGCTTATCAATACTTTGGTAAAACAGCCGTCTTTGATCAGGGGCTTTCAAGAATGATAGTCAATGCCTCCCTCAGCAAAGTTTTTTTAAAAGAAAACACTTTGAAGGTTGCGCTATCGGGAAGCGATTTATTGAACCAGAACGTTGGATTCAATAGGAGTAGCGCTGGTCATCTCATCAGTCATCGGAGTTTTACAGTCATTAAGCGGTATTTTATGCTTGGACTGACTTATGACCTGAATAAAATGAAATCTCAATAA
- a CDS encoding glucose 1-dehydrogenase, which translates to MLINELFNLQGKVAIVTGGGNGIGKACCETLAEAGAAIAVADLKLKDAIAVVEEIIAKGGKAIAVECNVTNDEDLVRLVERADQELGGVHILVNNAGGGGAGRENPFKITVDDFARVFKLNVFSAWRLCQLCVPLMKKDGYGSIINITSMSSINKSPNISAYASSKAAINHMTSNLAMDFGPEVRINAVGPGATKTAALATVLTPEIEERMLAHTPIKRLGEPSDISGAVLYFAAPISEWVSGQTLFVNGGGVQTLD; encoded by the coding sequence ATGCTTATAAACGAACTTTTTAACCTGCAAGGGAAAGTTGCCATTGTAACCGGAGGTGGTAATGGGATTGGTAAAGCTTGCTGTGAGACGCTTGCGGAAGCTGGTGCTGCTATTGCTGTGGCCGATTTGAAATTAAAAGATGCAATAGCAGTAGTCGAAGAGATCATTGCTAAAGGCGGTAAAGCCATTGCGGTTGAGTGTAATGTGACCAATGATGAGGACTTGGTTCGGCTTGTGGAACGTGCTGATCAGGAATTAGGTGGTGTTCATATCCTGGTCAATAATGCGGGCGGAGGTGGCGCTGGTCGCGAAAACCCCTTTAAAATCACGGTAGATGACTTTGCCCGCGTATTCAAGCTGAATGTTTTCAGTGCCTGGCGACTTTGTCAGCTATGCGTGCCTTTAATGAAAAAAGATGGTTACGGAAGCATTATCAATATCACATCGATGAGCAGTATCAACAAAAGTCCGAATATCAGTGCTTATGCCTCTTCTAAAGCCGCCATCAACCACATGACCAGCAATCTGGCCATGGATTTCGGTCCGGAAGTTCGCATCAATGCAGTTGGCCCCGGGGCTACCAAAACTGCAGCCTTAGCGACTGTGCTGACACCAGAAATTGAAGAAAGGATGCTGGCACATACGCCAATTAAGAGATTAGGGGAGCCATCAGATATTTCTGGAGCTGTATTGTATTTTGCTGCTCCTATTTCGGAATGGGTAAGCGGACAAACCCTATTTGTGAATGGCGGTGGGGTTCAAACCCTTGACTAA
- a CDS encoding RNA polymerase sigma factor: protein MKELSELSDHQLLKSCRNGNDKAFDLLFQRYFKPLYSLSLKYVRDPEVAEELAMDLMLWVWEKRQLDFCPDGNLKAYLFRAIRNSVISFFRKKTLATQPLEDYHEETMPDSRHADHNQIYTEIEACFQEKLNELSPQRRKVYEMSREEELTYPQIAHQLNLSANTVKSHMSYSLNHLRKSLHEYLDVTSVIALFCWFIK, encoded by the coding sequence ATGAAAGAATTAAGTGAATTATCAGACCATCAGTTGTTGAAATCTTGTCGCAATGGAAATGATAAAGCATTTGATCTGCTCTTTCAGCGATATTTCAAACCACTCTACTCGCTCTCTTTAAAATATGTGCGTGATCCGGAAGTTGCCGAAGAATTGGCAATGGACCTGATGCTGTGGGTATGGGAAAAAAGACAGCTCGACTTTTGTCCCGATGGAAACCTGAAAGCGTATTTATTTAGGGCGATACGCAACAGCGTGATCAGCTTCTTCCGCAAAAAGACTTTAGCTACCCAGCCACTGGAAGATTACCATGAAGAAACCATGCCGGATTCCAGACATGCGGATCACAACCAGATCTATACAGAAATTGAAGCCTGCTTCCAGGAAAAACTGAATGAACTGAGTCCACAGCGACGCAAAGTTTATGAAATGAGCAGGGAGGAAGAGCTGACCTACCCGCAGATCGCCCATCAATTGAACCTTTCTGCAAACACAGTGAAAAGTCACATGAGCTATTCTTTGAATCACCTGCGTAAAAGTTTACATGAATACCTGGATGTTACCTCTGTAATTGCGCTTTTCTGCTGGTTCATAAAATAA
- a CDS encoding SRPBCC family protein, with the protein MNDQLPAHATVSRHFSVSAEDVFDAWLNTAMIGRFMFGPEVRDEKIISLKSDPKVGGSFSYIVKREADEVDHVGEYMEINRPLHLSFTWAVRSDSPDHSEIVIDIIPNSTGAELTLTQKMPANWAHFVESAENSWTKMLDALNKIL; encoded by the coding sequence ATGAATGATCAACTCCCTGCTCATGCTACAGTAAGCCGCCATTTTTCGGTATCTGCGGAAGATGTATTTGATGCCTGGTTAAATACCGCAATGATTGGAAGGTTTATGTTTGGTCCCGAGGTCCGGGATGAAAAGATTATCAGTCTTAAATCCGATCCTAAAGTTGGCGGATCCTTTTCCTATATTGTAAAGCGGGAAGCGGATGAGGTGGATCATGTCGGTGAATATATGGAGATCAACAGGCCACTGCACCTATCTTTTACCTGGGCAGTACGCTCGGATTCACCTGATCACTCTGAGATCGTGATTGATATCATACCTAATTCTACTGGTGCTGAACTTACCCTGACTCAGAAAATGCCAGCGAACTGGGCTCATTTCGTGGAAAGTGCAGAAAATTCCTGGACAAAGATGCTGGATGCACTAAACAAAATTCTTTAA
- a CDS encoding GNAT family N-acetyltransferase yields MIKDENKLDNPVWFSLTESHAKFSVGHAEVSDHAQVCNHAQVKFYHPDYCPFGGYLNLDSTEKHLKDYSELSASFYVVGEQPNYPASLTLNKDLVCLQMVLSDKIEVDIVEAIIPLKAEQKADLLRLVNLVQPGYFKDKTPELGNYYGIYKDNQLVAVTGERMNMDAYTEVSAVVTHPEHTGKGYAKQLVAHTSKQILLENKTPYLHVAESNTGAIKLYEKLGFVTRRKISFWNFIRSQS; encoded by the coding sequence ATGATCAAAGACGAAAATAAATTAGACAACCCCGTTTGGTTTTCATTAACGGAAAGCCATGCCAAATTCTCAGTCGGCCATGCTGAGGTCAGCGACCATGCTCAGGTCTGCAACCATGCTCAGGTCAAATTCTACCATCCAGACTATTGCCCTTTTGGTGGTTACCTCAATTTAGATTCCACCGAAAAACACTTAAAAGACTATTCAGAACTGTCTGCTTCCTTTTATGTGGTGGGCGAACAGCCCAATTACCCAGCTTCCTTAACCTTAAACAAAGACCTGGTATGCCTTCAAATGGTGCTTTCTGACAAAATAGAGGTTGATATAGTAGAAGCTATCATTCCCTTAAAAGCGGAGCAGAAAGCCGATCTTCTTAGATTGGTAAACCTGGTACAACCCGGGTACTTCAAAGATAAAACACCTGAATTGGGTAATTATTACGGGATTTATAAAGACAATCAACTGGTAGCAGTTACTGGTGAGAGGATGAACATGGATGCTTATACGGAAGTGAGTGCCGTAGTGACACATCCGGAGCATACAGGAAAGGGCTATGCCAAACAGTTGGTAGCCCATACTTCAAAACAGATCCTTTTAGAAAATAAAACACCCTACCTGCATGTTGCCGAAAGCAATACCGGAGCCATAAAACTTTATGAAAAGCTGGGCTTTGTAACCAGAAGAAAAATCAGCTTCTGGAATTTCATAAGAAGCCAAAGCTAA
- a CDS encoding cold-shock protein has translation MPEGTVKFFNESKGFGFIVPENGDAEIFVHVTGLAGPVRENDKVTYEVENGKKGLNATNVKAI, from the coding sequence ATGCCAGAAGGAACAGTAAAATTTTTTAATGAGTCAAAGGGATTTGGCTTTATCGTACCTGAAAACGGAGATGCAGAGATCTTTGTACATGTAACAGGATTAGCAGGCCCAGTTAGGGAGAACGACAAAGTTACCTATGAAGTTGAAAACGGCAAAAAAGGCCTAAACGCAACAAATGTTAAAGCCATCTAA
- a CDS encoding universal stress protein, translating into MALTPKINVIAGLDLSEMDQSLIQYLQLLSELLPLNKVTFFHNIKQSELPESFKSLDQLNTIANTLKKKLSNTIPALLGDQLPYDVEISFEDYTELAFQKMARKKQSNLAILGNKQHLEGNGGLAHKLIRMLPFETMLVPETYNPKPTKVIEAIDFSKYTAKVMQWGSLIKKYNQIPELTFQPINISKLSWKFFPGLSTAEIKKNTQEDLKLKSEKWAKLYPTATPLKVIPAEDKNIASALMYHVKKERADVLIMGVQGVTSVTTLFMGSVANEVLYLESDACLLFVKHSIEG; encoded by the coding sequence ATGGCATTAACCCCGAAAATAAATGTAATTGCAGGGCTGGATCTTTCTGAAATGGACCAGTCGCTCATTCAATACCTCCAGCTATTGTCCGAATTGCTGCCCCTAAACAAGGTGACTTTTTTTCATAACATCAAACAATCTGAGCTTCCTGAGTCTTTTAAAAGCCTCGATCAGCTCAATACCATAGCCAATACGCTTAAAAAGAAACTTTCTAATACTATTCCTGCCCTGCTTGGCGACCAATTGCCTTATGATGTTGAGATCAGTTTTGAGGACTATACAGAACTGGCTTTTCAAAAGATGGCCAGGAAAAAGCAAAGCAACCTGGCTATATTGGGCAATAAACAGCACCTGGAGGGCAATGGCGGGCTCGCTCATAAGCTGATCCGCATGCTTCCTTTTGAGACCATGCTCGTTCCGGAAACCTATAACCCTAAACCAACGAAAGTAATAGAGGCCATAGATTTTTCAAAATATACGGCTAAAGTCATGCAATGGGGCAGCCTTATTAAGAAATATAACCAGATACCGGAGCTGACTTTTCAGCCGATCAACATCTCTAAATTGTCCTGGAAGTTCTTCCCTGGGCTTTCCACTGCAGAAATCAAAAAGAATACGCAGGAAGATCTGAAGCTGAAATCGGAAAAGTGGGCGAAGCTTTATCCAACTGCTACGCCCTTAAAGGTGATCCCCGCAGAAGATAAAAATATCGCCTCCGCATTAATGTATCATGTTAAAAAAGAACGGGCAGATGTATTGATTATGGGTGTTCAAGGGGTTACTTCTGTGACGACACTGTTTATGGGCAGTGTGGCAAATGAAGTGCTCTACCTGGAAAGCGATGCCTGTTTATTGTTTGTAAAACACAGTATTGAAGGTTAA
- a CDS encoding BCCT family transporter — MLKNQPRNSKFVINKPVFYTSILLVVCSLALCLLFQKSLDAWFDNTKLLITQNLGWFLILTVNFILGFCLYLAFGKFGRIRLGGEDAEPEFSNISWFAMLFSAGMGIGIMFFSIAEPVSHFSHPPRPAGSEPELAIQAMEFTALHWGLHAWAIYAVVGLALAFFSFNKKLPLTFRSLFYPFLGERIHGWWGHSIDILSVIATLFGLSTSLGLGVQQMNAGLNFLFGWDMSTTLQSFIIIIVTSIATISVVSGLDKGVKLLSQGNMIMAFALMLLVFALGPTIYLLKSFIQNTGSYLADFIEISTWNDSYRQSGWQNSWTVFYWAWWIAWSPFVGSFIARISKGRTVKEFILGVLIVPAIITLLWMTVFGGTALHFILEGDHSLIAAVNSDISTALFVFLQKIPFTPILSGLAILLVAFFFITSSDSGSLVIDNITSGNAPYTPPLQRVFWAFLQAIVAIVLLWGGGLDALQTAVIIAGLPFAVIILLMCYSLKKGLQEELNKNKKKLRSKQEKSYRDTISDLMSEQK, encoded by the coding sequence ATGCTCAAGAATCAACCGCGAAATTCTAAATTCGTCATCAATAAACCAGTCTTTTACACCTCGATATTACTGGTTGTATGTAGCCTGGCACTGTGCCTGCTCTTTCAGAAATCCTTAGACGCCTGGTTCGACAATACAAAGCTGTTGATTACACAAAACCTGGGTTGGTTTTTAATCCTGACCGTCAACTTTATCCTTGGTTTCTGCTTGTATCTGGCCTTTGGGAAGTTTGGCAGAATCCGACTTGGAGGAGAGGATGCGGAACCGGAGTTCAGTAACATTTCCTGGTTTGCCATGCTGTTCAGTGCAGGAATGGGCATAGGAATTATGTTTTTCAGCATTGCTGAGCCTGTTTCCCATTTCAGTCACCCTCCGCGCCCGGCGGGTTCCGAACCGGAACTGGCCATACAAGCGATGGAGTTTACGGCCTTACACTGGGGACTCCATGCCTGGGCAATTTATGCGGTAGTCGGACTTGCACTTGCTTTCTTTTCTTTCAACAAGAAACTCCCGCTTACCTTCCGTTCGCTATTTTACCCCTTTTTAGGAGAGCGTATTCATGGCTGGTGGGGACATTCGATCGATATTCTTTCCGTCATCGCCACCTTGTTTGGCCTTTCCACTTCCCTGGGATTAGGGGTACAGCAAATGAATGCAGGTTTAAATTTCCTTTTCGGCTGGGATATGTCTACCACCCTCCAATCTTTTATCATCATCATCGTGACTTCTATCGCCACCATTTCAGTGGTTTCTGGCTTAGATAAGGGCGTTAAACTCCTGAGCCAGGGAAATATGATCATGGCTTTTGCGCTGATGCTGCTGGTCTTTGCACTTGGCCCGACCATTTATCTGCTAAAAAGCTTCATACAAAATACGGGATCATATCTGGCCGACTTCATCGAAATCAGCACCTGGAATGACAGCTACCGGCAATCGGGATGGCAAAATTCCTGGACCGTGTTCTATTGGGCATGGTGGATCGCCTGGTCTCCTTTTGTAGGCAGTTTTATCGCGCGGATTTCGAAAGGAAGAACCGTGAAGGAATTTATCCTTGGCGTTCTGATTGTCCCTGCAATCATCACTTTATTATGGATGACTGTATTTGGTGGAACCGCCCTTCATTTTATTCTGGAAGGCGACCATAGCCTGATCGCTGCCGTAAATTCCGACATCTCCACTGCCCTTTTTGTATTCCTGCAGAAAATCCCTTTTACCCCCATCTTATCAGGATTAGCCATCCTCCTGGTCGCTTTTTTCTTCATCACTTCTTCTGATTCAGGATCCCTGGTGATCGACAACATCACTTCAGGTAACGCCCCCTATACCCCACCATTACAGCGTGTTTTCTGGGCTTTCCTACAGGCGATAGTCGCGATTGTTTTACTCTGGGGAGGTGGACTAGATGCCTTGCAGACTGCCGTGATTATTGCCGGACTGCCTTTTGCCGTCATCATTTTACTGATGTGTTACAGCCTGAAAAAAGGACTGCAGGAAGAGCTGAACAAGAATAAAAAGAAGCTGCGTTCTAAGCAGGAGAAAAGCTATAGAGACACTATTTCAGACCTGATGTCTGAACAGAAGTAA
- a CDS encoding alpha-L-fucosidase, with product MKKSCLLFAGLALSCSVFAQKNYLEESKAAKTQRMQWWHDDTFGMFIHWGLYAVPAGTYNGKDGGAEWIMETHHIPTAEYEKYAAQFNPQQFDAKKWVSIAKAAGAKYIVITSKHHDGFSMWDSKVTNYDIVDATPFKRDVIKELADACKSAGIKFGLYHSIMDWHHPNANPKQKPAQKPDFAKYREEYLKPQLAELIKKYDPAILWFDGEWISEWTEEQGKDLYNYLRALKPSLVINNRISKARGGMEGMNKYENAAGDFGTPEQEILKTNSQDYWESCMTINNNWGFVKNDQNWKSAETLINNLIDVAAKGGNYLLNVGPNAAGEIPAPSVERLGEMGVWLKQNKEAIYSTNSLENYKEGDHIRFTQGKDGKTTYAIFNKQENNEISIATIQPKKGSKTYLLGLNQPLNWTSNNGKVLVKLPAELPGKYAWVLKIQDAASKAK from the coding sequence ATGAAAAAGAGCTGTTTGCTGTTTGCCGGCCTGGCCTTGTCCTGTTCGGTATTTGCCCAAAAGAACTATTTAGAAGAATCGAAAGCCGCAAAAACACAGCGGATGCAATGGTGGCATGATGATACTTTCGGAATGTTCATCCATTGGGGATTATATGCGGTTCCTGCCGGTACTTACAATGGAAAGGATGGTGGTGCAGAATGGATTATGGAAACGCATCACATTCCAACCGCGGAATATGAGAAATATGCGGCACAATTTAACCCTCAGCAGTTTGATGCAAAAAAATGGGTCAGCATTGCGAAAGCGGCAGGTGCCAAATATATAGTGATCACTTCGAAACACCATGACGGCTTCAGTATGTGGGATAGTAAGGTGACAAATTACGACATTGTAGATGCGACGCCATTTAAAAGAGATGTGATTAAAGAGCTGGCGGATGCCTGTAAAAGTGCAGGTATCAAATTCGGTTTGTACCATTCCATCATGGACTGGCACCATCCAAACGCCAATCCGAAACAAAAACCGGCGCAGAAACCCGATTTCGCGAAATATAGAGAAGAGTACTTAAAGCCGCAATTGGCAGAGCTGATTAAGAAATATGACCCCGCCATATTGTGGTTTGATGGAGAATGGATTTCCGAATGGACGGAAGAACAGGGGAAAGATCTTTATAACTATTTACGCGCTCTAAAACCATCTTTAGTGATCAATAACCGCATCAGCAAGGCCCGTGGAGGGATGGAAGGGATGAATAAATATGAAAATGCAGCTGGAGATTTCGGGACTCCGGAACAGGAAATCCTAAAAACCAATTCTCAGGATTATTGGGAAAGCTGCATGACCATCAACAACAACTGGGGATTTGTGAAAAACGACCAGAATTGGAAATCAGCAGAAACACTGATCAATAATCTAATCGATGTAGCTGCAAAAGGAGGAAATTACCTGTTAAATGTAGGCCCAAATGCCGCAGGTGAAATTCCTGCTCCAAGTGTAGAACGACTGGGAGAGATGGGGGTATGGCTGAAACAGAATAAAGAAGCCATCTATTCGACAAATAGCCTGGAAAACTATAAAGAAGGGGACCATATCCGCTTTACGCAGGGTAAAGATGGTAAAACTACCTACGCCATCTTTAATAAACAGGAGAACAATGAAATATCCATTGCGACTATTCAGCCAAAAAAAGGATCTAAAACCTATTTGTTAGGCTTGAATCAACCATTAAACTGGACCAGCAATAACGGGAAGGTATTGGTTAAACTGCCGGCAGAATTGCCTGGCAAATATGCCTGGGTTTTAAAAATCCAGGATGCTGCGAGCAAAGCGAAATAA